The following proteins are encoded in a genomic region of Paenibacillus sp. FSL R7-0273:
- a CDS encoding SpoIIE family protein phosphatase — protein sequence MKILIVDDNPTNVIIIREILKKEDYRNFITASSAKEMLKILGVGAGSETQRPRPSDVDLILLDMMMPEMDGIEACRVVQQYDHLRDIPIIMVTAVGDSKKLAEALDAGAGDYVTKPINKVELMARIRLALRLKREKDWHNERDQRIKDELKLAALVQNAVLSLPVKEEDFEVHAIYQPSFELAGDLYAWYPLGDGRYAVILLDMMGHGISSSLFCMFLASVLKDTVTTYVEPEKVIQELNRRFNQLYIEKQLVQYYFTAIYLVIDTRIKRIDFVNAGHPPGLFFEGGAKEPVLLESNCHPVGLFDRIDIQPQSLSYEEEGHLVLYTDGLLEMAEGDQEDQLKFMTGHLNGGHDWNEEAMREVFFVDEADVERDDDKCLVWITLGKGTEQ from the coding sequence ACGATAATCCGACCAATGTTATTATAATCCGCGAAATCCTGAAGAAGGAGGATTACCGGAACTTTATCACAGCATCATCTGCAAAGGAGATGCTGAAAATTCTGGGCGTAGGAGCAGGGAGTGAAACGCAGCGTCCGCGTCCTTCGGATGTGGATCTGATTTTGCTGGATATGATGATGCCGGAAATGGACGGCATCGAGGCTTGCCGCGTAGTGCAGCAGTATGACCATCTGCGGGATATTCCGATTATTATGGTGACCGCAGTCGGCGACTCCAAAAAGCTGGCGGAAGCGCTTGATGCCGGGGCAGGTGACTATGTTACGAAGCCGATCAATAAGGTTGAGCTGATGGCACGGATCCGTCTGGCGCTGCGCCTGAAGCGCGAGAAGGACTGGCACAACGAGCGGGACCAGCGGATTAAGGACGAACTGAAGCTTGCCGCGCTCGTACAGAATGCCGTGCTGAGCCTGCCGGTTAAGGAAGAGGATTTTGAAGTGCATGCAATCTATCAGCCCTCTTTCGAGCTGGCCGGCGACCTGTACGCCTGGTATCCGCTTGGAGACGGAAGATATGCCGTCATTCTGCTTGATATGATGGGCCACGGGATTTCTTCTTCGCTTTTCTGTATGTTCCTGGCTTCCGTGCTCAAGGATACGGTAACTACATATGTGGAACCGGAAAAGGTCATTCAGGAGCTGAACCGCAGGTTTAACCAGCTGTACATCGAGAAGCAGCTTGTCCAATATTATTTTACCGCCATCTATCTCGTTATTGACACCCGGATCAAGCGGATCGATTTCGTGAATGCAGGCCATCCGCCGGGACTGTTCTTTGAGGGCGGAGCTAAGGAGCCGGTTCTTCTTGAAAGCAACTGCCACCCTGTAGGCTTGTTTGACCGGATTGATATTCAGCCGCAGAGCCTGAGCTATGAAGAGGAAGGGCATTTGGTGCTTTATACGGACGGGCTGCTTGAAATGGCTGAGGGCGACCAGGAGGACCAGCTGAAGTTTATGACCGGTCACTTAAACGGCGGACATGATTGGAATGAGGAAGCTATGCGTGAAGTCTTCTTTGTAGATGAAGCTGACGTAGAGCGCGATGACGATAAATGCCTGGTATGGATTACCCTGGGGAAAGGAACTGAACAATAA